From the Desulfofalx alkaliphila DSM 12257 genome, the window TGTATGCAGGAACACTTCTTAAGAAAGATGAGTTTCATGAATATTTTGAATACGACAAAATGGAAACTCACAAATATTATAGGCTAAAAAAAATTGGACGGATGAAAAAAAACAAATACACTGTTCTGGGCCCAAAAACAAATATAAGCGATGTTAATAAGTATGCAAATGAAATTGTCTTAGCTATTTCTATTACTTCGGAAATTAAAGAGACGGATTTAGAACAGTTTAGCGGTAAAGAAATTGTACATTTGCTTGTTGATAAATTAGGTGATAATACTATAAGGTATAAAGAGCAACTAAGGGAATATACAAGGGTTATTTATGACACAATTGAACTACTAAGCAAATCTATTGATAAATTAACTAAAATACATCTCATATATTCTGGACAGAGTTGCTTAGCTTTAGAATTAGGAAAAATTATTGACGATAATAGAATGACACAAATTATAAATTACCATTATGTACGTGAATCATCATGTAGATACCCTTGGGGAATAGTCTTAAATGGGAAAAACAAGGGTGAGTATGTAGAATTAGAATGTGGGGGTGGCTCTATTGTTTGATTTAGAGACAGAGTTTAACATATTTTATAGAGATTATGTTGTGCTT encodes:
- a CDS encoding SAVED domain-containing protein, with the protein product MEKIQVLLFTGILVIGIILVFSSFSRNKKEEGLSNIIIMAGLELIISSFGTIEDKIVSIVSLVLVNTEIEVLRIFENNSDTNITQLGVGLLLLVLGFYLKRYIKNKIYILNINGVFDQRIENHRNDLKLSAFEFKEREIDFIWLYKKGMSKHIARDIIELIQEKIKSFRNESKEYKRGYTGISPIPFIMYAGTLLKKDEFHEYFEYDKMETHKYYRLKKIGRMKKNKYTVLGPKTNISDVNKYANEIVLAISITSEIKETDLEQFSGKEIVHLLVDKLGDNTIRYKEQLREYTRVIYDTIELLSKSIDKLTKIHLIYSGQSCLALELGKIIDDNRMTQIINYHYVRESSCRYPWGIVLNGKNKGEYVELECGGGSIV